The Synechococcus sp. Nb3U1 genome contains a region encoding:
- the fghA gene encoding S-formylglutathione hydrolase, translating into MSDVTHSVERLQQHGCFGGRVEFYRHVSQRCRTEMRFSVYLPAQRGSLPVLYWLSGLTCTEENFMVKAGAQRLAAELGLLLVAPDTSPRHLGLTGETENWDFGAGASFYVDATQDPWQAHYQMYSYVTQELPALIQAHFPADPNRQGIFGHSMGGHGALVCALRNPTQYRSVSAFAPIAAPMQCPWGQKAFTGYLGSNRESWKAYDASQLVLSSQWDRPILIDQGAVDPFLAQQQLLPEKFQAACAEAGKSLTLRYQSGYDHSYYFIASFIDDYLRHHAAALRN; encoded by the coding sequence ATGTCGGACGTGACTCACTCGGTAGAACGGCTACAGCAGCACGGGTGTTTTGGGGGCAGGGTCGAGTTTTATCGCCATGTCTCGCAGAGATGCCGAACGGAGATGCGTTTTTCGGTATATCTGCCGGCCCAGAGGGGATCCCTGCCGGTGCTCTACTGGTTGTCGGGTCTCACGTGTACCGAAGAGAATTTTATGGTTAAGGCTGGAGCCCAACGGCTGGCAGCAGAGTTGGGTTTGCTGTTGGTGGCCCCCGATACCAGTCCGCGCCATTTGGGCCTAACGGGTGAAACCGAGAACTGGGATTTTGGGGCTGGAGCCAGCTTTTATGTGGATGCCACTCAGGATCCCTGGCAGGCTCACTACCAGATGTACAGCTACGTCACCCAAGAGCTGCCAGCCCTCATCCAGGCCCATTTCCCAGCAGATCCAAATCGACAGGGCATTTTTGGCCATTCGATGGGAGGACATGGGGCACTGGTCTGTGCGCTGCGCAACCCGACTCAGTACCGTTCGGTGTCTGCCTTTGCGCCCATTGCCGCGCCGATGCAGTGCCCTTGGGGTCAAAAAGCTTTTACAGGCTATCTGGGATCCAACCGTGAATCCTGGAAAGCCTACGATGCCAGCCAGTTGGTGCTCAGTTCCCAGTGGGATCGACCCATTCTGATCGATCAAGGAGCGGTGGATCCCTTTTTGGCTCAGCAGCAGTTGTTGCCAGAAAAGTTTCAAGCCGCTTGTGCCGAGGCGGGGAAATCTCTAACCCTGCGCTACCAATCTGGTTACGATCACAGCTACTACTTCATCGCCAGCTTCATCGACGATTACCTGCGCCATCATGCAGCTGCCTTGAGAAACTGA
- a CDS encoding chlororespiratory reduction protein 7: MSDYEPEQLRAASHYVLLMPGLPEQFLSPEELQEFLEQLLQEHPHLVDADLARYPTSQAQAQRLIDTACEVEVSPGETLQWHPVRLNKRTSNPLHSGSL, encoded by the coding sequence ATGTCAGACTACGAGCCCGAACAGCTACGTGCCGCTAGCCATTATGTGTTGTTGATGCCAGGATTACCGGAGCAATTTCTCAGCCCTGAGGAGTTACAGGAGTTTCTCGAGCAGTTGTTGCAGGAACATCCCCACCTCGTCGATGCCGATCTGGCCCGTTACCCCACCTCTCAAGCGCAAGCGCAACGGCTGATCGATACGGCTTGTGAAGTAGAAGTTTCCCCCGGCGAGACCCTGCAGTGGCACCCTGTGCGCCTGAACAAGCGAACCTCAAACCCTCTCCATTCCGGATCCCTGTGA
- a CDS encoding helicase HerA domain-containing protein has protein sequence MLEALKALKEADFDWVVHLKKVWELQKFDVPDFQINVREKLFDRLNKLFRSSTADSPLGIPLIGAGGAGKTHLLSLLRQSAFEQGAGFVLVDMTDVRDFWETLVQGYFSSLFMAEPNGRSQLQKIIDQIFTQALPRPQTSEEIAETPQDYLSDLINRALQWLSTQDRVHTLKYRDCVRAIILANSNDYTVSAIGTNWIQGLELEPEERKKFGFSSASPSHSEVAAGLSWLMSLRGPSVIAIDQLDPIVIQHHTVSPAKSTPQEVLAEEERRASENIIHNIGAGLIGLRDNSFRSLIVISCLEASWDILTKTAVSTFAARFEPAESLSTSLSEEIVAKMITLRLSDAYQKTGFVPPYPSYPFKPEFFQQIKGLSPRRVLQRCHEHREHCLKEGKVIELGSATLISPPPKISDFREISQQFEDAKRNVNVAQYMAEESKDADWSSCLTCLCTFLLMERNLPVGIDAQVDTNFPGGKTFPLLHARARLIFHRENDRERHLCFRALQRTNAKAFQARLNAAITASGIDPALTFRKMILVRTSPLPGGEKTQQLLQRFFTAGGIHWQPTEEELKVLSALEQVSTHSAFQSWMLQERPLSKLPALSPIAEWLFAGIPDGPLEASPPFNFATSEEPSQAISTGSLANPVIRESTATKPTAKPQLDKQHIFLGRCLLGSRVGDPILLPIQDLVRHTVILAGSGSGKTVLVKRIVEEAALLGIPSIVIDGANDLARMGDPWPSIPDSWDEEDRAKADHYFEQSEVIIWTPGRESGNPLALSPLPDFGAVAGDPEELDQAADMAHDALQDIVASGNTSTAKLKRGILKLALTYFATHQPGTLDDFIELLSDLPPEAGSEISQASKRALEMADLLRAEKANNSLLRQSGTVLDPATLLGLNQTSSKTRVSIINLLGLTSLSAQQQFLNQLAMTLFTWIKKNPAPLDSPVRGLLVIDEAKDFVPSSGSTVCKQSINRLAAQARKYGLGLIFATQAPKSIDHNIIANCLTQFFGKASSPAAIDVVRNQIALRGGTGDDIPTLKVGQFYVSSEQLSPPCKVKTPLCLSYHASTPLNESEVLERSLRTKLEKSRVLQISWLPK, from the coding sequence ATGCTAGAAGCTCTGAAAGCACTAAAAGAGGCAGATTTTGATTGGGTAGTTCACCTGAAAAAGGTTTGGGAACTACAAAAGTTTGATGTACCTGATTTCCAGATCAATGTGAGAGAAAAATTATTTGATCGACTGAACAAGCTTTTTAGATCCTCTACGGCAGATTCTCCTTTAGGGATCCCATTGATTGGGGCTGGCGGGGCCGGGAAAACTCACCTGTTGAGCTTACTCAGGCAGTCAGCCTTTGAGCAAGGGGCAGGATTCGTACTGGTTGACATGACGGATGTACGAGACTTTTGGGAAACCTTGGTACAAGGTTATTTTAGCTCTCTCTTCATGGCAGAACCGAATGGTAGAAGCCAGTTACAGAAAATCATCGACCAGATTTTTACGCAGGCACTCCCTAGGCCTCAGACTTCGGAAGAGATTGCTGAGACACCTCAAGACTACTTGAGTGACTTGATTAATCGAGCTCTGCAATGGCTGTCTACTCAAGATCGCGTCCATACTCTAAAATATCGAGACTGCGTACGGGCAATTATTCTGGCTAATTCTAATGATTACACTGTTTCTGCAATCGGCACGAACTGGATACAAGGGTTGGAACTGGAGCCAGAGGAACGCAAAAAATTTGGTTTTTCGTCTGCTTCTCCTTCTCACAGTGAAGTAGCAGCAGGACTATCTTGGTTAATGAGTTTGCGGGGGCCTAGCGTGATCGCCATCGATCAGTTGGATCCCATTGTGATACAGCACCATACGGTCTCACCTGCTAAATCGACACCTCAAGAAGTGTTAGCAGAAGAAGAAAGACGAGCTTCAGAGAATATCATTCACAACATTGGAGCAGGCTTGATAGGTTTGCGGGATAATTCCTTCCGCTCCCTCATCGTTATTTCTTGTCTAGAGGCTTCCTGGGATATTTTAACCAAAACTGCCGTTAGCACCTTCGCAGCACGCTTTGAGCCGGCAGAAAGCTTATCTACTTCCCTTTCTGAAGAAATCGTGGCGAAGATGATCACTCTCCGCCTCTCGGATGCTTATCAAAAGACTGGCTTTGTCCCACCTTATCCTTCTTATCCTTTCAAACCAGAGTTTTTTCAGCAAATTAAAGGTCTATCTCCAAGACGTGTTTTGCAGCGATGTCATGAACATAGAGAGCATTGTCTAAAAGAGGGAAAAGTTATAGAGCTGGGATCCGCAACTTTAATTTCTCCGCCACCTAAAATCAGTGATTTCCGAGAAATTAGTCAGCAATTTGAAGATGCCAAAAGGAATGTTAATGTTGCACAGTACATGGCAGAAGAAAGTAAAGATGCTGACTGGAGCTCCTGCTTAACTTGTCTTTGTACTTTTCTCTTGATGGAGAGAAATCTCCCCGTAGGAATTGACGCGCAGGTCGATACTAATTTCCCTGGAGGAAAGACTTTCCCATTGCTCCATGCTAGAGCAAGATTAATTTTCCACCGTGAGAATGACCGAGAAAGACACCTTTGTTTCAGGGCTTTACAAAGAACGAACGCCAAAGCCTTCCAAGCTCGCCTCAATGCTGCGATCACGGCTTCAGGCATTGACCCAGCCCTCACGTTTAGAAAAATGATTCTGGTGAGAACCTCCCCGTTGCCCGGTGGCGAAAAAACGCAGCAATTGCTACAAAGATTCTTCACAGCTGGAGGGATCCACTGGCAGCCGACTGAAGAGGAGCTGAAGGTTTTATCAGCCCTTGAACAGGTTAGTACCCATTCTGCTTTCCAGTCTTGGATGCTCCAGGAGCGACCGCTCTCTAAATTGCCTGCACTTTCCCCGATAGCAGAGTGGCTGTTTGCAGGGATCCCTGACGGGCCACTAGAAGCATCTCCACCTTTTAATTTTGCTACCTCTGAAGAGCCATCTCAGGCGATTTCTACTGGGAGCCTGGCCAATCCTGTTATTCGGGAATCAACTGCTACAAAGCCAACGGCAAAACCACAACTGGACAAGCAACATATTTTTCTGGGGAGGTGCTTGTTGGGTAGCCGAGTAGGGGATCCTATTTTGCTTCCCATTCAGGACTTGGTGCGGCACACTGTTATTCTTGCTGGGAGTGGTTCTGGGAAAACCGTTCTCGTCAAGCGGATTGTTGAAGAAGCAGCATTGCTTGGGATTCCCTCGATTGTGATTGATGGGGCTAATGATTTAGCTCGCATGGGGGATCCCTGGCCATCTATTCCCGACTCCTGGGATGAAGAAGATAGAGCCAAAGCCGATCACTATTTTGAACAGAGTGAAGTAATCATTTGGACGCCCGGGCGAGAATCGGGGAACCCCCTTGCTCTATCTCCTTTGCCTGATTTTGGTGCTGTAGCTGGAGATCCTGAAGAGTTGGATCAGGCTGCTGATATGGCCCATGATGCCCTCCAAGATATTGTCGCTTCTGGAAATACCAGCACTGCCAAATTGAAAAGAGGCATTCTAAAATTAGCTTTAACGTATTTTGCAACTCATCAACCTGGCACCTTGGATGACTTTATTGAGTTGCTTTCTGACCTCCCACCTGAAGCTGGGTCAGAAATTAGTCAGGCTTCTAAAAGAGCTCTTGAGATGGCAGATCTTCTCAGGGCTGAAAAGGCCAATAACAGCTTACTGCGACAGAGTGGGACAGTATTAGATCCAGCGACTTTGCTGGGGTTAAATCAGACTTCCTCAAAAACGAGAGTGTCCATTATCAACTTGCTTGGGCTTACTAGTCTTTCTGCTCAGCAGCAATTTCTGAACCAGCTAGCCATGACTCTCTTTACCTGGATCAAGAAAAACCCAGCACCTCTCGATTCTCCTGTCAGAGGGCTATTGGTTATTGATGAAGCGAAGGATTTTGTGCCCTCTTCAGGAAGTACCGTCTGCAAACAAAGTATTAACCGTTTGGCAGCACAGGCTCGAAAGTATGGTCTGGGCTTAATTTTTGCTACGCAAGCACCAAAAAGTATCGATCACAACATAATTGCCAACTGCTTGACCCAATTTTTTGGCAAAGCCAGTTCACCTGCGGCAATTGATGTGGTTCGCAACCAAATTGCCTTGAGGGGAGGGACTGGTGATGATATTCCCACTTTGAAAGTAGGCCAATTTTATGTTTCCTCAGAGCAGCTATCTCCTCCCTGTAAGGTGAAAACCCCTTTATGTTTGTCTTATCATGCTTCCACTCCTTTGAATGAATCAGAGGTGCTAGAGCGCTCTTTGCGCACCAAGCTAGAAAAGAGCCGAGTTCTTCAGATTTCATGGCTTCCGAAATGA
- the groES gene encoding co-chaperone GroES encodes MAAVALNVSTLKPLGDRVLVKIAQQDEKTAGGIFLPDTAKEKPQVGEVAAVGPGKRNDDGKLVAMEVKAGDKVLYSKYAGTEVKLGSDEYVLLAERDILAIVQ; translated from the coding sequence ATGGCTGCAGTAGCTCTTAATGTTTCTACACTGAAGCCTCTGGGCGACCGCGTATTGGTCAAAATCGCTCAGCAGGATGAAAAAACCGCGGGTGGGATTTTCTTGCCCGACACCGCTAAAGAAAAGCCCCAAGTGGGAGAAGTGGCCGCTGTTGGCCCCGGCAAGCGCAACGATGACGGCAAACTGGTGGCAATGGAAGTGAAAGCAGGCGACAAAGTGCTCTATTCCAAGTACGCCGGAACCGAAGTCAAGCTGGGCAGCGATGAGTACGTGCTGCTAGCTGAGCGCGACATTCTCGCCATTGTTCAGTAA
- a CDS encoding photosystem I assembly protein Ycf3, producing the protein MPRSMKNDNFIDKSFTVMADLILKLMPGVSSDQKKAFAYYRDGMAAQGDGEYAEALDNYKEALTLEEGEEDRSYILYNMGLIYQSNGEIDKALDHYQQALELNPRLCSALNNIAVLLHHRGEASLEAGDEETAESLFDEAAQYWIRAIRIAPNNYIEAQNWLKITGRANLEVY; encoded by the coding sequence ATGCCGCGCAGCATGAAGAACGACAACTTCATCGATAAGAGCTTCACTGTCATGGCGGATTTGATCCTGAAGCTAATGCCGGGGGTGAGTTCCGACCAGAAAAAAGCCTTTGCCTACTACCGGGATGGCATGGCCGCCCAGGGGGATGGAGAATACGCCGAAGCCCTGGATAACTACAAAGAAGCCCTTACCTTAGAAGAAGGGGAAGAAGACCGCAGCTACATTCTCTACAACATGGGCTTGATCTACCAAAGCAACGGCGAGATCGACAAAGCCCTCGACCACTACCAACAGGCACTGGAGCTGAACCCGCGGTTGTGCTCTGCGTTGAACAACATAGCCGTCCTGCTACACCATCGGGGCGAAGCCAGCCTAGAAGCTGGGGATGAAGAAACGGCAGAATCCTTGTTTGATGAAGCCGCCCAGTACTGGATCCGCGCCATCCGCATTGCCCCTAACAACTACATCGAGGCGCAAAATTGGCTGAAAATCACCGGGCGAGCCAACCTAGAAGTGTACTAA
- a CDS encoding FHA domain-containing protein, whose translation MASSGSPQLRHVLVLDDTQGRRALILDAATYSLGRDLQNSIPLHSSSISRQHALLLRVPASSGYRYRILDGNAEGKRSTNGIRLNGIPCTSQDLEDGDLIEFGPDTKARYYRREMAEEEIGLYAESLEYRSIKTSTVSPKSTDLFGDKRDRVLLLQPHEYQRSGVLRPGLPHPVLGLIFQNQCYYFERLLGTDLEEAIEQCRSRLEHPLEEREFCVLIQDVHGYRLALHQPQLVAVPYDKFLETTCRLMRRGIRVEDRRWRLRKFEKCFVGLDAVAWLAGHFQISRPEAVQVGQECLQRRLFLHVLEEQDFADEGYYYRFREDGGPEERVVG comes from the coding sequence ATGGCCAGTTCTGGATCCCCGCAGTTGCGTCATGTGTTGGTGCTAGATGACACACAGGGGCGGCGAGCCCTGATCTTGGATGCGGCCACCTATTCTTTGGGACGGGACCTGCAAAATTCCATTCCCCTGCACTCTAGCTCCATTTCCCGGCAACATGCGCTGCTGCTGAGGGTTCCGGCCAGTTCTGGTTATCGCTACCGCATTTTGGATGGCAATGCCGAGGGCAAACGGAGCACTAACGGGATCCGGCTGAATGGGATCCCTTGTACCTCCCAGGATTTGGAAGATGGGGATTTGATCGAGTTTGGCCCCGATACCAAAGCTCGCTACTACCGCCGCGAAATGGCCGAAGAAGAGATCGGGCTGTATGCCGAGTCGCTGGAGTACCGCAGCATCAAAACCAGCACCGTCAGTCCGAAAAGCACCGATCTGTTCGGAGATAAGCGGGATCGGGTTCTGCTGCTGCAACCCCACGAATATCAACGCAGCGGAGTGCTTCGGCCAGGGCTCCCGCATCCGGTCTTGGGGCTGATCTTTCAAAATCAGTGCTATTATTTCGAGCGGCTATTAGGAACCGACCTAGAGGAGGCCATAGAGCAATGCCGGAGTCGCCTGGAACATCCTCTAGAGGAACGGGAATTTTGTGTATTGATTCAAGACGTGCATGGGTATCGTCTCGCCCTTCATCAACCGCAGTTGGTGGCTGTACCCTACGATAAGTTCCTGGAAACCACCTGTCGACTGATGCGGCGTGGCATTCGCGTGGAGGATCGACGGTGGCGGCTGCGTAAGTTTGAGAAGTGCTTTGTCGGCTTGGATGCCGTGGCCTGGTTGGCGGGCCATTTTCAGATCAGCCGTCCTGAGGCGGTACAGGTGGGCCAAGAGTGTCTCCAGCGCCGCTTGTTTTTGCACGTGCTGGAAGAACAGGATTTTGCCGATGAGGGCTATTACTATCGCTTCCGAGAAGATGGCGGCCCAGAAGAGCGGGTGGTGGGGTAG
- a CDS encoding endonuclease domain-containing protein — protein sequence MVNFCWEELGNAGEVKVLSSPSVEQTLTLLAEVAEQQDEVLVSKLWHQVPAQETIIDECLSVLAKVALSLWPNWYGQTQWFTQSTAAEEIWLNHLRIQAISVEVDPSISTMWLKAVVPLCENNIPPQLTKLPRSLQVQQLIKAISPKGLTLALVTDDPQPRSMYLLGLAKAASWLADQSKVRVVLLVPTALAHHEELASIGYSALELQLPAPTEFLDTSVRVVLGQRGSPHPGSQMEQLLAKRIECDAELKGLFSFNQSIQTTTGQSFKVDLLWEEGKLIVELDGDEHRGRNRYTADRQRDYELVISGYLVLRISNDQVMSDCERVLEMIRNVVRLRPRSQALNNTLGA from the coding sequence ATGGTTAATTTCTGTTGGGAAGAGTTAGGGAATGCGGGTGAGGTGAAGGTGTTGTCTTCTCCCTCTGTGGAACAAACCCTAACTTTGCTAGCAGAAGTGGCGGAACAGCAAGACGAAGTTCTTGTTTCTAAGCTCTGGCACCAAGTTCCAGCCCAAGAGACGATTATTGATGAGTGCCTCAGTGTATTGGCGAAGGTGGCGTTGTCCCTTTGGCCTAATTGGTATGGGCAAACACAGTGGTTCACTCAAAGCACTGCTGCAGAAGAGATATGGCTGAATCACCTCCGTATACAAGCCATCTCAGTAGAAGTAGATCCATCGATCTCCACTATGTGGTTGAAAGCGGTAGTCCCTTTGTGTGAGAACAATATTCCTCCCCAGTTAACAAAGCTTCCCAGATCTTTGCAGGTACAGCAGCTGATCAAGGCCATCAGCCCCAAGGGTTTAACCCTGGCTTTGGTCACCGATGATCCCCAGCCGCGCTCGATGTACCTGTTGGGTTTGGCAAAAGCAGCATCCTGGCTGGCTGACCAGAGTAAGGTTCGGGTTGTTTTGCTGGTACCTACTGCCCTTGCCCACCACGAAGAACTTGCCTCGATAGGATACAGTGCCCTTGAACTTCAACTGCCAGCACCTACTGAGTTCCTTGACACCTCGGTTAGAGTGGTTCTGGGCCAGAGGGGATCCCCTCATCCTGGCAGTCAGATGGAGCAGCTGCTGGCAAAGCGAATTGAATGTGATGCAGAGTTAAAAGGCTTGTTCAGCTTCAACCAATCTATACAAACCACTACGGGGCAGTCCTTCAAGGTGGATCTACTTTGGGAAGAGGGTAAGCTGATCGTAGAGCTTGACGGGGATGAACACAGAGGGAGGAATCGTTACACTGCTGATCGTCAGAGAGATTATGAGCTCGTGATTTCAGGTTATTTGGTTCTACGGATTTCAAATGATCAAGTGATGTCTGATTGTGAACGGGTGTTGGAGATGATCCGTAATGTAGTCAGGTTGCGCCCTAGGAGCCAAGCTTTGAATAACACCTTGGGAGCTTAA
- the gatC gene encoding Asp-tRNA(Asn)/Glu-tRNA(Gln) amidotransferase subunit GatC, giving the protein MLKREEVQHVAHLARLELSEEEEIQFTEQLADILAYVEQLKELDTEGVEPTFHILDMELPTRPDEIQPYPDIEGILANAPDRADTFFKVPRILDAED; this is encoded by the coding sequence ATGCTGAAACGAGAAGAGGTACAACATGTCGCTCATTTGGCTCGTCTGGAGCTAAGTGAAGAAGAGGAGATCCAATTTACAGAGCAGCTAGCAGATATTTTGGCCTACGTGGAGCAGCTGAAGGAGCTGGATACGGAGGGAGTAGAGCCTACCTTCCACATCTTGGATATGGAATTGCCCACTCGCCCGGATGAGATCCAGCCCTACCCGGATATCGAAGGGATCCTGGCCAATGCCCCCGACCGCGCCGATACTTTTTTCAAAGTGCCCCGCATTCTAGATGCGGAAGATTAG
- a CDS encoding DUF7219 family protein codes for MTERDPSRSPELQEFLYPRHSYHGTFTPANLVFDANLQEFSQRVGYVSNLTANGKLTPIEAYGQIRHFWKILKRSCKALGIGQGE; via the coding sequence ATGACAGAAAGGGATCCATCTCGCTCGCCGGAACTGCAGGAATTTCTCTATCCTCGCCACTCCTACCACGGCACTTTTACCCCTGCCAACTTGGTGTTTGATGCCAATTTGCAGGAATTCAGCCAGCGGGTTGGTTATGTCAGTAACTTAACCGCCAACGGCAAGCTCACCCCGATAGAAGCTTACGGTCAGATTCGTCACTTTTGGAAAATCCTGAAACGCAGTTGTAAAGCACTGGGGATTGGGCAGGGGGAGTAG
- the trpS gene encoding tryptophan--tRNA ligase, translating into MTQPRTFSGIQPSGELHLGNYLGAIKNWVAEQEHYENFFCIVDQHAITVPQDPKLLGERTRSLFALYLACGLSLEHCVLFVQSHVAAHTELAWLFNTITPMNWAERMIQYKEKKEKQGEETSVGLFSYPILQAADILLYQPKYVPVGEDQRQHIELSRDIARRFNDRFGEVFRIPEALIREDGARVMSLTDGTRKMSKSDPSDLSRINLLDDPDTIRKKIQKCKTDPIRGITFDDPTRPEANNLLTIYLLTSGKSKEAVTAECAEMGWGQFKPLLTDSIVAALDPIQQRYQELWRNPDHLLFLMRENAAKARAIANQTLQTVRDAMGFLPA; encoded by the coding sequence ATGACCCAGCCACGTACCTTCTCTGGCATTCAGCCCTCCGGTGAACTGCACTTGGGCAATTACTTGGGGGCGATTAAAAACTGGGTGGCCGAGCAGGAACACTACGAAAACTTCTTTTGCATTGTCGATCAGCACGCCATCACCGTTCCCCAGGATCCGAAGCTGTTGGGGGAGCGTACCCGCTCGCTATTTGCCCTTTATTTGGCCTGTGGTCTCAGCCTGGAGCATTGTGTGCTGTTTGTGCAGTCGCATGTGGCTGCTCATACCGAATTGGCTTGGCTGTTCAACACGATCACCCCGATGAACTGGGCCGAGCGCATGATCCAGTACAAAGAGAAAAAAGAGAAACAGGGGGAAGAGACCAGTGTCGGACTCTTCAGCTACCCGATTTTGCAAGCAGCGGATATTTTGCTCTATCAGCCTAAGTATGTGCCGGTTGGGGAGGATCAACGACAGCACATTGAGCTGAGTCGGGATATCGCCCGTCGCTTTAACGACCGCTTCGGGGAGGTGTTTCGCATCCCGGAGGCCCTGATTCGGGAAGATGGAGCCCGGGTGATGAGCCTGACGGATGGCACCCGCAAGATGTCCAAATCGGATCCCTCCGATTTGAGCCGCATCAACCTGCTGGATGATCCCGATACAATCCGCAAAAAAATTCAGAAGTGCAAAACCGACCCGATTCGCGGCATTACCTTCGACGATCCGACCCGTCCAGAGGCCAATAATCTGCTCACCATTTACCTGCTCACCTCCGGTAAGAGCAAAGAAGCGGTAACGGCTGAGTGTGCCGAGATGGGGTGGGGACAGTTCAAACCGCTCCTCACCGACAGCATCGTTGCTGCCCTAGATCCCATTCAGCAGCGCTATCAGGAGCTCTGGCGTAACCCCGACCATTTACTCTTTCTGATGCGGGAAAACGCCGCCAAAGCCCGCGCCATTGCCAATCAAACGCTGCAAACGGTTCGGGATGCCATGGGGTTCTTGCCTGCTTAA